From the genome of Scytonema hofmannii PCC 7110, one region includes:
- the dnaN gene encoding DNA polymerase III subunit beta, whose product MKLVCTQSDLSTNLSLTSRAVPSRPTHPILANVLLQADAETNQVSLTAFDLNLGIRTSFKAEVLQGGAIAIPAKLLNDITARLPEGEITLEEESAAKGDNITGEGLIVSLTPKSGRYEVRAMGAEDFPELPAIENDRLLQITASALIDGLKGSLFATSSDETKQVLTGVHLTVQQDSLEFAATDGHRLAVVQTTNESSDTSSETSLEVTLPARALRELERMLGHSASSDESIAMSLDQGQVIFEWQNQRLTSRTLEGQYPSYRQLIPRQFERELTLDRKQFLSTLERIAVLADQKNNIVKVSIDSEAQEITLSCEAQDVGSGRESLAAQILGEEIDIAFNIKYLMEGLKALPSTEIQMQLNSNLTPVIFTPISGVKMTYLAMPVQIRN is encoded by the coding sequence ATGAAACTAGTTTGCACCCAAAGCGATCTCAGTACTAACCTCTCACTCACAAGCCGCGCTGTACCTTCCCGTCCGACTCATCCGATACTTGCTAACGTGCTTTTACAAGCAGATGCGGAAACAAACCAAGTCAGCCTCACAGCTTTTGACCTTAACTTGGGTATCCGTACTAGTTTCAAAGCTGAGGTATTGCAGGGGGGAGCAATTGCAATTCCTGCTAAGTTGTTGAATGATATTACGGCTCGTCTTCCGGAAGGAGAAATCACTCTAGAGGAAGAATCAGCTGCTAAAGGAGATAACATCACCGGGGAAGGCTTAATTGTATCCCTAACGCCAAAAAGCGGGCGTTATGAAGTAAGAGCAATGGGAGCAGAAGATTTTCCAGAACTACCTGCGATCGAAAATGACAGATTGCTTCAGATTACTGCTAGTGCATTAATTGACGGATTGAAGGGTTCTTTGTTTGCAACTAGTAGTGATGAAACCAAACAAGTACTGACTGGAGTTCATCTCACAGTTCAACAAGACTCGCTCGAATTTGCTGCTACCGACGGACATCGTTTAGCTGTAGTACAAACTACAAATGAGAGTTCAGATACAAGTAGTGAAACCAGCCTAGAGGTAACACTACCAGCTAGAGCTTTGCGAGAACTCGAACGGATGCTGGGTCATAGTGCATCATCAGATGAGTCGATCGCTATGTCCCTGGATCAAGGACAAGTTATTTTTGAATGGCAAAATCAACGCTTGACTAGCCGTACTTTGGAAGGACAATATCCGTCTTACCGTCAACTTATCCCCCGACAATTTGAGCGAGAATTAACTTTAGATAGAAAACAATTTCTGAGCACCCTAGAGCGAATTGCGGTATTGGCAGACCAGAAGAATAATATAGTTAAAGTTAGTATAGACAGTGAAGCGCAAGAAATTACCTTATCTTGTGAAGCTCAAGATGTGGGGAGTGGGAGAGAGTCCTTAGCAGCACAGATATTGGGTGAGGAAATAGATATTGCTTTTAATATTAAGTATCTGATGGAAGGTTTAAAAGCATTGCCCTCTACAGAAATTCAAATGCAACTGAATTCAAATCTGACACCAGTGATTTTTACACCTATCAGTGGTGTGAAAATGACTTATTTGGCTATGCCAGTTCAGATTAGGAATTAA